The DNA region AGATTTGAAGTGGTATCAGGGTTAAAAATTAACTTACTGAAGTCAGAATTGGTACCAATTGGTAACGTGCCCAATATGGATGAAttagtggagattttggtttgTCAGCAGTCTTCactttctttaaaatatttgggCCGTCCGTTGGGTGCTTCCCATAAAGAGGAGACAATTTGGAACCCtgttttggagaagatggagcgGCGTCTAGTTGGATGGAAGAGATTGTATTTATCTATGGGGGGCAAAGTAActcttattaagagtactttgtccaaTTTATCTACTTATTTCCTTTCTCTCCTTCCTATTCCAGTAAAGGTTGCAAATAGTATGGAGAAATTACAGAGATACTTTCTTTGGAGTGGTATTAATGCTTGGAGTGGTATTAATGCTCCTAAGGTTCCTCTGGTGGAATGGGCTAAGGTTTGTATGCCGGTGTAGAAGGGTGGTTTAGGGATTCGACGGCTGAGAAGATTTAATTATGCTTTTTTAGGCAAATGGTTGAGGAGATATGGAACGGAGAGAGATGCCCTTTGGTGTACCAAACCGGTGTTAGGGACCTGTGGTGTTAGTGTGTGGAAATCCATTAGAAGTGGCTGGCTGGACTTTTCTAAATTTCTTCAGTTTGATGTGGGTGATGGTATGAGGATAAAGTTTTGGGAGGATGTATGGTGCAGGGATTGTTCCCTTAAGGAAGCATTTCCAAAATTGTATAGTATTAGTCGGGCAAGGGAGTTTTTGTGTTAGAGGTGATGTGTTTCTCCAATGGGAGGCTTCATTGGGACATTCGGTTCTGTCGTCCACCACAAGATTGGGAGTCAGAATCATTTGATCGTTTTTGGGTTGTGCTTTATTCCACAAATGTGCAGGGTGTTGGTGATGACAAACTTTGCTGGAAGCCAGCAATAAGGAGAGGTTTTGAGGTTCGAGGCATCTATCACTCTTTATCTCCTTCTTCTGTCATTGATTTTCCTTGGAAAATGGTGTGGCAATCCAAGGTTCTTCCTAGAGTAGCGTTCTTTTCTTGGATTGCTAccttaggtaagatcttaactACGGATAATCTTTGGAAGAGGCATATTGCAGCGTTTGAGTGGAGCTTTATGTGTAAAAGGTGTGGGGAATCAGTGGatcatctttttccttttaaagaatcttttttttttttttgttacaaaaaattttgcCAAGATGACATAGTTTGATGACACTTAACTAAGTTAGACAAGGGGCTATATTGACAACAATCTAAAACTTTTCGGATGAAATTGCATAAAGCAGAACTAAAGGGACAAAAATGACAAGAAGTCTGAACTTAAAGGGAGTAAAATGAATTCTAGCttgaattataaatatagttgtaaaagTGCTCACCTCCAGATAAAGCTCAATCATATCATCAGTCACTTCAACTGGATCACTACGCATTAACTTGGGGAAATCAGAGATTTTTTCCAAGTAAGCCTCAAGTCCTTTTGACTGACCCTTCAACCTTATTCCATCAGAAGGATCCACAAAATCATCTCgtcttaaagaagaaaaattgagaGTGCCAGATAAGAGAACCTCAATGACTGTTTTTAAATAGAGGAATAGGCTTCTTGGATGAGAGCGGAGTTCAGACAGGATATGCAAACCTTCTTTGTTGAAATGATCGATGAACAACAAGAATGTTCCCTCTCTGCAAAGGATAAACAAATGCATGAGATTGCAGAATAAATTAATTTCTGAGCAACAAAAGATCATATGTACCATTTAAACAAGATCCCCagataacttaaaaaaaaaaaaaaagcattaccTGCTTAAATCAACCAGCTCAGGTATACGAGAAATGACCGCTGATTGAAAAATAGCACGTTCATTATCACTCAGTTGTAATAATGTTTTGTTGATAAAGGAGAAAGCATGAATGGGTTCATCAACATCCTTCATGTAGCTATCCAAAGCAGCAAGGTACTCATGTCTGATAGTGTGAATGAAGCCACAAACCTATAAAATTACAACAGAGCTAATATTACAGGTAAGAAAAACAGAGGATTTCTAGATTGCAGCAATATGCTTCCCAGGTAAACATCataagaaatatatttaaatgtaCCTGGTAAAATTGTGCTTTCTCACATAGGCCTAATACATAAGAAGCATTCCAGTCAATCTCAGGCACTACTTCTAGAAGGGCAAGCACCTGCTTCTCCCTTCTTGTTGAAGTTATGTGATGAGAGGAAACActagttggaaaattattttgtgatgtcAAGTATTCTAAAATCTGAATCAGGACACTTTTTGAGACATTAGCTCTTTCACATGCAACATAACATGCTATATACTCAAACATATGGCCTATGTCTTTCTTAGAAGGCCATTCTTCAACCAATCCACTGACATCTGCACTATCTGACCTCTCTGTTTGGGAAATGTCCCTATTAAGCATACAAATAAGAGAGTTCACTGTATCTTGGACCAATATATTTTGACATCCATTGTCATTCTCTATTTTTGGCTCCGTATTTTCATATGCTGAATCATGTGATgaaaatttgggttttgggatttCATATTCTACAAAAGCACATCTCAGAACATCTAAAGTAGCTTCAGTATCTAACTGTAAGAGATGATACAAGTTCAGGTATGCTCCTCCGGATGATAAGCTTGAAACTGCTTTTGAGTTAGGGGCATCCAAATGTTCTAGTAGAAACTGCAGAAGTTCTGTTCTAAGAGATGGCAAGCGTGTAGGGGGCAGAGTTCCTTGTCCTGCAAAAGGGAAACTTTTGGCTTCAATGTTTCTAAATCAGTTCCATCCTGCATACATTGAAATGAAGCTGTACAAGTGATACAGCTTCAAAAAATGTGGattgtaaaaagaaacaaggtATTCTTGCTCTGATGCCTCACTCATTTCATAGCATCTAAACACCATTTCAGAATTATGTAGACTCCCATAAACACTAAAAGATGAAACCAAACAGGTAGCCATTCTTTATCAATAGTaagttgtataaaaaaaatttaccacatAGAGTCATAATACTGGTTTTAAGCTGTACAATGAATTGGCTTATTAGAAAAAGGCCTTGTTCTTCCAGAGTCATTAACCAGtacagttatatatataaatatataaatatatatttattgacaaaaaaatacAGATGCTAATATCACTACTTAAAAACCACACATTTGAAAAGATAACAATAGCATTTCAAAGAATGAATCCGAATTTGATAAGGATGTGGTGCAAAACCTATGGTTTTCACCATCCAATCAATGCCACATCAGATTTGTGCGATAACGAGCATAAGCACCACTACACACAATCCAAATGACATTAATATcctcaaattaaaaacaaataaataaaagcctTTAGAATAGAGGAGTCACTAACCACATCATAATTGTCACAAGACTGCAATCCAACTCACCCAATAAGTACCAACAACCATCACTAACCACCACACCAGGACCCTCCACCATATCCATAACATGAAACAAACCCATTAATTCCGGCCACTGTGCATGGTGGACAAATTACTTTTACCCACCTAGAACCCCCTTGACTGTCGCCTTGGAGAGATGGCTGAGGTTAACTTTAGAGAAAGGGGATTTGCAGCAAATGATGTGATTCATAGGAGGGAATAGTGTGATTCTTGGGAACTTGGAATAATATGGGGTGTTGAAGAATGCAATGGGAGGAACAGTATGATTCTGACTCTGACAAGGCTTATGGGGATGAGAAAAATGGAGTTTACAGTGGTTGGGTTCGGAGCAGGGAGATGGCAATTGAAACAAATGCTTGCAGATTGTTATGGAATCATCAAAAGGTTTTTTCTATTGAATGAAATTCAGACAACACCAACAACACCAACATTGATCCAGCAGCTTCTCATTGTGTTCGGAGTCTTCAGAcgacagaaattttttttataggtttgtttgttttcttaataaatatttgattatatTAGCTTTTAATGGGTTGTTATCATATGTACTAGTCACTATGCTTTCAATTTAAAAATCTGACACTGTCAATATTTTATTGGAGGGTGTAAATAGGGTCTTTAACGTCACatccttattgaatttaatcttCTAAAGAATTACATAAGAACTGTAAGAAAGTACTAACACagctaaacaaaaatataacactCTGAGAAATTAGTATGACATGTATACGTACAACATAAAATGGCCAAAACAAATATTACAAGATAAACAGTCACATATATTTGGTTTTCCATAATTTAGTCAATTCCAGATTTATAGAGAAATTTTCACATACTTGCACAAAGGATCTTCAAACTGATCAATTGGAAAGTGCCACCAATAATAACTCCTTACCTGGAGGAAAAGCAAGACCTGAAAAGCAGTATTTTAGATAAACAAGCATCCGGTACCTGTAACCAAGAACAAAAGGCAAAGGTTAATACTACAAAGTGGTAATAAAAAAACCAACTATAAGAagataaaacataaataatggtataaaaaaatataatcctgcTAGTAAAACCTTTCAGTACGATTACCATAAGACTGCAAATAAGAAAAAGTGGTAAAGcagttctctctctcattttaatttatttttgggggGGTCCAGGCCCCCTCCTACATGCACAAACCCCAGCGCATGTGTGGGGGGTGGGGGAGTGGGGGTTGTGGTGGGCAACCAATCTAAAGAAAATGAACATTTCAAGTGAGCCATCCAAgacattttctaaaattctatCAATACCATTCTGCATAAAGAAACCTCTTTTCAACTAAAGATATTCCATATAATCAAATGCCTCCAGAAGTTTTATTCgatcaaaattttaaaccacCTTTCCCCAGAAATATTTCATactatctctttttcttcccaGTAATTATTTACACTACCAACCGGTAGAGGAATAAGGCCTCCCTGTTTTCCGGCCCTATCTGATGGAAAATTATCTTATACGACTACTTGATACCTCTCACAACAAGTGAGACCCACACATGATGTGAAAGGGAGGTCTCATGAGATACCTTTTCCTATCTATCACTTTTTGCTCATGGTTTAAAAAATCATAACCAAatgaatatgaattttttttttaattgtaacgTCTGAATAGCATATGCCCCcaaatgaataaattttcacTAAGGCACAGTTGAGTTACGAACAAACCAGAAGTGTGCTTTTGATGCAATATTTGACAGTTTTTGTTGCggtttagaaaataaaaaccaactTAATAGGAACCTTAAATTTGTAACCTCTGGATAGCACATGCCCCCATATGAATAATAACACTTCACTAAGGCACAGCTAAGATACATGTGTTTCCAATGAGAACACAAATACTATCACAAAGtagaataagaaaattaatgTGAGGGAGAAAAGGGgaaggaagaaggaagaagCAAGCCTGCACACTGATTGAAATTTGACTCCAAGTCTCCAACTCCATGCCACATAGGCCCAGATGGAGCCTAATTCAAACCAGCTGATTGAAATCTTTTAAGATTAGGGCTATTTGCAGCTCCTATAAAATTACATTCTTAATATGATGTTATACTTGCACATTGATTACAGTCCCTTAAAAGTAGAAAAATGTTTCCCATATATATTCTTCTAAATAAATCCagtcaaattataaatattgaaaTGACAGCATTCATAGAAGAGAAGCAAAATAGAATGAGAAAACATGATATTAGAAAATCTTCCATATTCAATGAATCAGAACACAAGGACCACATTATACATACCCAAGGGCAGCAGCACTCTCCTTTTGACTATTTCGCAAGACCACCAACAGCTCCTCTAAAGGAGCCCTAAAATCATCCAATCCTTTATTGAAGAGATACACCAGAGCACCATATAATCCATGCTCTCTACATAACCTAACAACCtacaaggaaaaataataatcattatCCAATCAAGTCAATAAATCATAACAAATGAATTtacaccaacaacaaaaatgattaaCAAAGGTTTTGAAGGTAAGACCTGATTGAAATCCAAAGAAGAGATATCCATGTGAAGGACACATTGTTCAACTCGTTGTATCCATCCTTTGCTGCTGTAATGTTCTACAAGTGCTTGCATAATCTAACAAAataaaacgaaaaagaaaaagaaatatcagAATTTATGATTAAGCTGCCAATAAGGCTAAGCACTGGGACATCAAGCTATACCTCAGGAGGCAGTGATCCAAGCATGTCCTTCAATATATATGGTTCCAAAAGCTCCAAAAATGTGTCTGgaaaatgtaatgaaacaaaAGGTAAATCACCGAAAGAGTAATGTCTAAGGACTGGTAATATGGACAAATTATTGCAAGTGAAGggctgctatatatatatatatatatatatatgtatgtatgtatgtatgtatagaaTACACACACTTCACAGGCAATTAGACCACGGCAGACACTAACTAAACCTAGTTTTGTACTCGCAAAGTGTCAACATGGAATACATCACTCTCAAGGTGATAGGAGAGCACTTGCACCCTTCCTAGTAACAAACACAATCTTAAAAGGCAaaggtaaaatagaatataGCATTAGAAAAGCTTCTTCGCAAGGAAAGCTCTCTAAGCAGCCAATGAGCTTGGCTCATTTGGCACTTCCCTGATGAGAATGGGGTGGAGGGTGAGATTGTGGGTTCAACAACCACTAGGTGTGTTTGTAACTTGccaataataaataagaagaaaaggTTTCTCATATTCTTTCATAATTGATAATATTCCCCCCAAAGATCCAAACATGTCTTGTTGATAGCCTAGCAATAATCACACTGTCCAAACAGTCTGACCTTCAAAGTTTGTTAAACTTTCTAGCCTCATGTTATGTAGTTATGGCTATCATAAATTGAGTTACCAAGTTTCACTTAAAAATGAACTTCAACCCAGACATCAAAGATCAAACTGCGTAGTAATTAAAGCATTCAACACAAGAAGGCACAGAGATGTAATGATACCTCTCTGTTGTATCACCACAAACTTGGAGAAAATTTCATCGAAAAGGATGTCAGTCCTCTTGATATGAACACAGAATTCCACAGCAACTCCACCAACACGAGTGTATTGCTCTTTTATTTCAGAGTGCACAGAACTGCTTCTACTATTTGGGCTGTCCAGTGGTTTCATTTTCTCAACTTGGTTGCAAAATGCCactaaaatataagaaaatactTCATCTACATATGACAAAAGCAACTCCACAAGGTAGGGCATTATGGCCTCCTGTACAGCATCCAAGGTTCTAGGGAGGTCAATAACACCATGTGCCTGGCCATCATAAAGTGTCATTGACATGTTCAGTGCACCCATCCAGTCACCCGCTTTCCGCAGAACCTGAATCCGTTCCTTCCATGGGAGAAGGCGAGAAACAGCAAGATGCATAGGTCCAAGGATGTATACTGAAGCTCCTCTTACAGCTATGCAATTGTGAAAAGCTTTCTCAGGATTTCCATAGATATTAATAAAGTGGGTATGGTATGCAACAAGATCATCTCCACCAAAACCATCCAGAGAAAAACTTGTTTGGTGAATCACAGTTCCGTCCTTAGCAAACAGACAGAGTTGTCCAGTTGATGTAAGAACAACCAGTATCTGGTCAAGTACAAAAATCTCATTCCATGCAAAGCATTTACAATTATTTACTAGGCAACACTGCCtaaataacattatttaaatacaacaaaagaaaaatcaacaatATATGAATAACTAAATGCGTACCTGATCATCCAACCAAGCCACACCTATAGCTGCACTGTCAAGAGACCATTTCGCATATACTTTTAGCTCTGATTTGATTAACTTTGCAACCTGAACTTTTCGGTCCCAAGCAATTGCGAGCAAGTAGACTCTCTCTGATGCTTCCACAGGCACATTTTCTGTAACAAATTCATATCTTAGAAACATGAAATATCTCAACATAAATGCCCAAAACTCACTCAATGCATACCACTAGGCAAACTGCGTGATTGTGTCATGCATTTCCACGCAGTATAAGGCATAGAACCCTCTCGAACCCCATCTGGCTTAGAAAGCTGCGAATAGACCTCCAAAGTAGGAGTAAGCCTTACCTGTAACATGCAAATGTGGCTTTAACATTTTTTGAACAAGATATAACCACTAAGAAGAAAAACATCAATTCACAAGACAAAAGGTACATGGAATTTGTGCAATCATCTGAGGGCTTCATACCACCAGAGCAGTTTGATGGGTGACAAATATGACCACACCTTCTTCAGCTAAAGAAGAGCCTTCATTAAAGAGTTTCCAGCCAGCATCTCCACCTACTACACCTCCCATCATACTACCAAGACTGCTGGATGAAACTGCATTGTCTCCCTGAGAGGACAAGGAAGCACCTCCAGAGAATTCATCAAAAAGGACCGGTGAAGCTGATAGCACAATTCCCGTTTTTTGTCCATCAAGAAGACACTATTTGAAGTAACAATGTGATCATTAGTTTGGAGATGATGTCAACTAATAAAGCATATTATACATAGTGCCACAatcataaatcacatattaatGCTTACTAACGTTTTACCTGGGTTTTGATGGAGAACCTATTGAGCAAGGGAACAACTGAGAAAGCATGCAACAGAACAAGACCCTTACTATCACCAGTAACTGCTTTAAATTGACGAGTAACCTGAGAATCCTGCCCCAGAAATAATGTATGCACTACTGGTGTTGTATGCTCTCCAGTAATAACTTTTGCTGATGATGATCTCTGCACATCCCAAACAGTAATATGACCATCACCATAACCAGCTAAGAGCAGGTCCCCTTGCTGATTAAAGCACATGGAAGTTACCGGGGCATGAGACCTATCCCCTTGCAGACCGAGCATCGACATCTGAAACATAAACAGCATGGtttattgagtaaagttatTTCTGTCGTAACTACAATGTGGCACATAGCAAAAGCAAATGTACTAAGAAGCTTCACAATTTAATTAAACATCCAGATATTTGCATACTGAAATTACCATAAAAAGCCAAATTCCTCAGTTAACATGTTCGATTTCTGTAACAGAAGAAATTTAGATATTACCAATCAATGGTATCTTAACGGATAACCATATACTAAGGGCATATCTGAATAAGAACTTTGTTGAGGAAGTACCAACACACTCATGCTAAGCATGCACcttatatttatgtatataagTCATCCTTACAGAATATACTCATACTACGTACGCACActaaaggtttttctttttcaatttttaaagcTGATACATTGTGTTTCTTTTCAATAATATCAAGTGATTTGTGTATGGAAGTCATCCTGTACAAAATCAAGTATGTAACTGCTGTTTTGTGTGAAATTCATTGGGGCATTTTAGAGATTGAAATAAGCAATTAAGTTGATACTTAAGCAATTCTGTAAAGATGACACCAGGAATTGACTATTATTTTAAAGGGCACATGCACGACATTCTCCCTTGACTCTAATTACACCCAAAATATATTTCCTGGAATTTATTCAAGTTTCAACCAAAAGATGAACAAATAACATATAGAAACATAGAATCCTGAAAGAACATGAAAGGCTAACAAGTAAGAGCAATATAAGCAGGTTAATGCAAAAGTAACCTTTGGGTCCATATGGTCAGCATTATAACCGGAATATTTACTGGGCACAACGAGAATGACCCCTTTTGACATTCCAATTGCAATATAATTAGTATGAACAGCCAAAGCTTGAGGTGAACCGTGATCTCTCCTGAATGCCTGAGAAGAAATGGTCCTTGTAATAGCATTATCCGCATCAAGATCAAAGTATCCTAATGTGGTTGATCCTCTCTGCCCGCCCTCAAGCCTCATTGGCTGAGCAGCTGCACCCTCTTCCCAATGCAAACCAGTAGAAGCATGCTTCTTTTCAAGCTCCTCAGCTAACTCCAATGGCTTCATAGAAGCAGCCCGGGATTTCTTCTCTGCTCTCTTACTAATCCTCCGGCTCTCCAATTGCCCAATTCTCTCTTCCACAAGTTCAGTAATATCACTCAATGAACTCgcgtcatcatcatcaccaccacccaCCTCACTATCTTCCAAAACATTCACTTGTTGTGTTTCCAATGCCTCAATTGTTGATTCCTCCTCTACCTTCTCTTCCAAATGATCAACCTTACCTTCTCCTGAGTCCAAAATTTCAGAGCTCTTGTCCAGCACACCAGCATTCTCATCTACATTTACATTATTCTTGTCCTCCTCAACACTTTTGGACGAAGAACCAATCCGCGGCTCAATGATATCAAAATTAGGAACCGAAACAGTACTTGTTTGCAGCAATTCTTCATGATTACTACTAACCTTTAATCCATCTACTTGAACCACATTTTCGGCTTCGCTTTCGACCTCTTTAACACCAGAACCCTGAGCAAAACCCTCATTCCCAATCACTCCTTCCAAAACCTCATCCTCTTTTGCATTACGAATTTCACTATTAGAGCTCAATTCATCCGAGGCCGAGACCGAAACCGCATCGAAATCTTCAAGAACCTTCTGGAAGCTTCCACTGGCAGCCCTCCTCGACTTGATCGCGGCGGCGTGTGGCGTCGGGAGAGCCCTGGAGGCTGCCACTGCCGCTGCAAGCGCTGCCCCCGGCTTCGCATTCGATCTCACACCGCCGAAAAGCGACGGCAGCGGCTTCGAGTTCGAGAGCCTTTTAAACGGATCGTCTGGGTAATTAATTCCGGGTCTGACCCGACTGAACAACTGGAGCGATGGGTTTTCATCGTGTTGGGCTTGTAATGGAATGGAGGAAAAGTCTGAGGAGGGTTGTTTAGTTGTGGAGACCGAAACGGTGTCGTCCTGGTCGTGTTTGGGGTCGGAGATGCGGGAGTAAACGGACGGTGGAGATGTGGGCGGAGATGAGGTGGAGGAATCGGAGGCGTTGAGGATTTCGTCGATCGTACGGTGAGGGATGGAGTTGAGCCTGTGGTGATTGTCTTTGTCGttgtcgtcgtcgtcgtcgctGGTGAGAGGTGAGTTAAGGAAGGAGTCGAGGTCGAGTTCCATAGCTTCAAGTAATGTTTCGGAGGTGCTGGTGAGATTCTTGGTCATGTcggttttgttggttttactttttgaatttgTTGCTTTCCGCTTAAGGAATTAGTTTCGACTCCATCAGATTAACAGCGATGCCCGTCAACTATGCGACTATGTTGTAGGCTTGTAGCATTGCAAAGCAACAACTCAAGAGTCTCGAACCAACTAAATAATATGTTCAATGTTTGGTTGGAAGTGGTTCAATAACTACcttattaatcttttttttcttattactttaatattttacttttatctcTTATATATAGAACTAgaaattttaatcttttattaataaactctactaataatcaatataaataatataaactagcctctaagcacgtgCGTGCTCAGAgactcttttaatttttttggtaaaatttaataactTGTATCAATtgtaatttgggattactatatttttcaattacaaaatacCTAGAGTtgtgatgaaaaaaatatttcatccataaatgcataacactcatcacatctctaaatatttttgtaattagaaAATGTAGTAACCTCAAATTATACTTgatacaaataattaaattttatacaaaaaaatagaagaacctCTGAGCATGCGCGTGAGGCTTGTATTTCtttaacaaaatatcacaatactAAATATCACAAATAACTAAACATGAATTTATGAAATTAGTCAAAATTAAAGCTACTAAAACTATCAAATAGGCTACTACTTTATTTGAAAACTCAAAGTAAAATACAAATTCTACAAACTCAATGGAAAAATATTATGTGAAACAGAAAGAGCTTCTATAAATTATTACGTGTATGcaataagactttttttttttttttttgaatttagtgtcataattttttaggATAAATTTTCTAGTTACTTGTTTTTAGTCAAATTCGAAACTTAAGCATTGGAAAATGGTTCTacacccctaaatttttttaataataatttgatagttacaataatgGAAGAGAGTTCAAAACCTTTGTAATAAATTTGATATCGAATCATGAGAGACACATTTCATCTATgactttgttttctctttttaaataaatattttagctTCCTTTAGAGTTAATTCCCAAATATAATGTTTAGGGGTGTTATTAGAACTACAATTATATAAATCTTTTGCATTTAATCtaataaattctttacaacAGGAAAGCCTTGCCATCAATGATTGCAACAATACTACAAATATAACAACATCAACCCATCAAGGTGACCTGTCGTGGATAATTTGGTGAAGCACAATCAAAACTGCTCTTCTCTATCTACTTGGTTAACCTACAAATAAGTTAAACAATGGGTCATTATTTGaaggcaaaaataaaaatttacataagataaaagatttaaaacagaaatatgagaagaaaaaactaATCCGCAGTTGATACAAAATTAACTTCacacaaattaattttaaaaaaaatgatataaaatgaaAACTTATCTCATATTTCACCTGAAATGTGACCAACATCACCCAATGCAATGGACTAAAGCAtcatttaaaaccaataaatcaTACATCTAGAAAGTTAATTTTTGTTAACtataaatatcaattaaaatgaTATTACCAATATTTTGCCATAATGCACattgaaaaacataaaagtaaaaggTTGGGTTGATTTCCAACTAAACACAATGACTCAGTGAGCAATGAGATGTATAAAGCCCTACCTTTTAAACACTCGTATAGTcatatttattacaaaaatcaaGTGAAAATGTAATGACCAAATGGATCAATAGGAGGCAACGACcgaagttatttatttatttttttttccttaacatTTAGACAGTTTTTCATACCTTTGTATAATGCCATCagtgaacaaaaacaaaattaaacgcaaaaagattttaatttttttttaaacttttctaAGTTCTAATTAAccacaaaatacaaatataacGCCAAAGATATTGAGAGTGATAATTTTATCTTGTACaagaacaaaaaagtaaaagaaaaagactgtgtgagagagaaagaaagagatgtgATACTGGATGCAAATGGTTGTCTTCGATCATAACTTTTCCACCAAACCTAATGAAATTACACCTTCATCACTGAAAACCACTGAAAGAGAATCAAATAAACACCAATCAACTTCATATCAGAGGAGAAAGTgaataattagatttttttttttaaatgagagttATCAACCTAGATTGGAAATGAAAGCCCTAGAGGTTTATTTGTAGGCTGTTCCttgtagagaaagagaaatagatgtccattaaaaaaagaaaagaaaaaaaaggagagaaatagatCAATCTGTTGGGTTGGTGacttttttatgggataagtCTTCAATTTGTGGAAGACATCTATGAGTagttttggttaattttaaataaagaattGTGAGACATGTGATGATAATGGGTGAAAATGAGGAAATCGTATAAAAGTGGATTAGTGGGAGGGAAGAGAg from Castanea sativa cultivar Marrone di Chiusa Pesio chromosome 6, ASM4071231v1 includes:
- the LOC142641176 gene encoding LOW QUALITY PROTEIN: uncharacterized protein LOC142641176 (The sequence of the model RefSeq protein was modified relative to this genomic sequence to represent the inferred CDS: inserted 1 base in 1 codon; deleted 2 bases in 1 codon), which gives rise to MTKNLTSTSETLLEAMELDLDSFLNSPLTSDDDDDNDKDNHHRLNSIPHRTIDEILNASDSSTSSPPTSPPSVYSRISDPKHDQDDTVSVSTTKQPSSDFSSIPLQAQHDENPSLQLFSRVRPGINYPDDPFKRLSNSKPLPSLFGGVRSNAKPGAALAAAVAASRALPTPHAAAIKSRRAASGSFQKVLEDFDAVSVSASDELSSNSEIRNAKEDEVLEGVIGNEGFAQGSGVKEVESEAENVVQVDGLKVSSNHEELLQTSTVSVPNFDIIEPRIGSSSKSVEEDKNNVNVDENAGVLDKSSEILDSGEGKVDHLEEKVEEESTIEALETQQVNVLEDSEVGGGDDDDASSLSDITELVEERIGQLESRRISKRAEKKSRAASMKPLELAEELEKKHASTGLHWEEGAAAQPMRLEGGQRGSTTLGYFDLDADNAITRTISSQAFRRDHGSPQALAVHTNYIAIGMSKGVILVVPSKYSGYNADHMDPKMSMLGLQGDRSHAPVTSMCFNQQGDLLLAGYGDGHITVWDVQRSSSAKVITGEHTTPVVHTLFLGQDSQVTRQFKAVTGDSKGLVLLHAFSVVPLLNRFSIKTQCLLDGQKTGIVLSASPVLFDEFSGGASLSSQGDNAVSSSSLGSMMGGVVGGDAGWKLFNEGSSLAEEGVVIFVTHQTALVVRLTPTLEVYSQLSKPDGVREGSMPYTAWKCMTQSRSLPSENVPVEASERVYLLAIAWDRKVQVAKLIKSELKVYAKWSLDSAAIGVAWLDDQILVVLTSTGQLCLFAKDGTVIHQTSFSLDGFGGDDLVAYHTHFINIYGNPEKAFHNCIAVRGASVYILGPMHLAVSRLLPWKERIQVLRKAGDWMGALNMSMTLYDGQAHGVIDLPRTLDAVQEAIMPYLVELLLSYVDEVFSYILVAFCNQVEKMKPLDSPNSRSSSVHSEIKEQYTRVGGVAVEFCVHIKRTDILFDEIFSKFVVIQQRDTFLELLEPYILKDMLGSLPPEIMQALVEHYSSKGWIQRVEQCVLHMDISSLDFNQVVRLCREHGLYGALVYLFNKGLDDFRAPLEELLVVLRNSQKESAAALGYRMLVYLKYCFSGLAFPPGQGTLPPTRLPSLRTELLQFLLEHLDAPNSKAVSSLSSGGAYLNLYHLLQLDTEATLDVLRCAFVEYEIPKPKFSSHDSAYENTEPKIENDNGCQNILVQDTVNSLICMLNRDISQTERSDSADVSGLVEEWPSKKDIGHMFEYIACYVACERANVSKSVLIQILEYLTSQNNFPTSVSSHHITSTRREKQVLALLEVVPEIDWNASYVLGLCEKAQFYQVCGFIHTIRHEYLAALDSYMKDVDEPIHAFSFINKTLLQLSDNERAIFQSAVISRIPELVDLSREGTFLLFIDHFNKEGLHILSELRSHPRSLFLYLKTVIEVLLSGTLNFSSLRRDDFVDPSDGIRLKGQSKGLEAYLEKISDFPKLMRSDPVEVTDDMIELYLELLCQYEPGSVLKFLETFDSYRVEHCLHLCQEYGIIDAAVFLFERVSDVGSALLLTLSGLDSKFVELDTAVGNVVSDVALSSAADTKHLRTVLNMKEVNEIRNILNACIGLCQRNTPRLNPEKSETLWFRLLDSFCEPLMDSYGDEMVSRGENHVPLLTESSVSHEDEACIVNWRISKSHRGAHILRKLFSQFIEEIVEGMIGYVHLPTTMSKLLSDNGCQEFGDFKLTILGMLGIYGFERQILDTAKSLIEDDTYYTMSLLKKGASHAYAPQSPICCICNCLLSKNSSSFSIRVFNCGHATHLQCEVPENEASSRGASSGCPVCMKKKSHKARNKSIPAENGLVSKFSSRPQQSHGTSILHPHESDALENFYALQQISRFEILTNLXKDQRLVQIEYMPQLRLAPPAVYHERVKKGTDIFTGECSSGLAKIEKQSKSKQLRELRVKGSSLRFPLKSSIFGKEKTSKR